From the Ignavibacteriales bacterium genome, the window AGTCTTAACCACTATTCCCCCCAACCCAAATGCCCAACCGGTATTATTATCGATGAAAGCTAAAGTGTTTAGAGTTCGCGTAGTAGGATACGGATTTTGTTCGGTCCATCCGTTAAAGGTAAATAATTGGGAATATAGGGGAAGTGATGAAAATAGCAGAATTAGGGTAAAGTATATCTTCTTCATAGGTAATTTTTGATTAAATTAACCCACTTAGTTATCCAAACTCTACTCTTTAAAAGTATAAATATTATATGCCATTTTTTCAAGATTGGAATACAGTGGTAATATATTATTATTTGCTGTTTTTTCACTGTCCACTTTTTTAGATTTTTACCCTATCTTACTGTATTTAGCTTGATTGTTTTGCTTTATTGTGGTATTTTTGAGACTTTGGTAAAAATAATGTTAAAATAACGTAAACAAACGATTTGGCAAACAGATATTACGAGTCTTATATTATCGTAGATGGTAATTATGAAGATTCACAGGTTGAAGAGATAGTCACACGTTACGAGAAGTTCCTGAAAGATCACAACGCGGAGATTAAAGAGCTTGAGAGGATAGGAAGGAAACGACTGGCATACCCCATCAAAAAAAGGCTAAACGGATTTTACATTTGTTATGAATTTCTCGCCGAGCCTGAATTAATCAAAGAACTTGAAATGAAGTACAAGGTAGATGACGAGATC encodes:
- the rpsF gene encoding 30S ribosomal protein S6, with the translated sequence MANRYYESYIIVDGNYEDSQVEEIVTRYEKFLKDHNAEIKELERIGRKRLAYPIKKRLNGFYICYEFLAEPELIKELEMKYKVDDEILRFLTVQTDEKTLERRAKHFKRKAEELAKAEAESKEEAKQEGTPEGKTDNRERKPQAEAVK